Proteins encoded within one genomic window of Pseudomonas cannabina:
- a CDS encoding glutathione peroxidase produces MSAFHTITLKALDGQELPLAAYKDKVVLVVNVASKCGLTPQYAALENLYQLYKDKGLVVLGLPCNQFAGQEPGSEKEIAEFCELNYGVTFPLGEKLDVNGPNRHSLYRLLAGEGAEYPGDITWNFEKFLVGKNGGVSARFSTRTAPDDPAVILAIEKALAQS; encoded by the coding sequence ATGAGTGCTTTTCATACCATCACACTGAAAGCGCTGGATGGTCAGGAGCTGCCGCTGGCGGCTTATAAGGACAAAGTCGTTCTGGTGGTCAATGTCGCCTCCAAATGCGGGCTGACGCCGCAATACGCTGCGCTCGAAAATCTTTATCAGCTGTACAAGGACAAAGGGCTGGTTGTGCTGGGTCTGCCTTGCAATCAGTTTGCCGGGCAAGAGCCGGGCAGCGAAAAAGAGATCGCCGAGTTTTGCGAACTCAATTACGGCGTGACCTTCCCTCTGGGCGAAAAGCTCGATGTCAACGGCCCGAACCGGCATTCGCTGTATCGCCTGCTGGCGGGCGAAGGGGCCGAGTATCCGGGGGACATCACTTGGAATTTCGAAAAGTTTCTGGTGGGCAAGAACGGCGGCGTAAGCGCCCGTTTCTCAACGCGCACCGCACCGGACGACCCTGCCGTCATCCTGGCGATTGAAAAGGCGTTGGCGCAAAGCTGA